From the genome of Numenius arquata unplaced genomic scaffold, bNumArq3.hap1.1 HAP1_SCAFFOLD_45, whole genome shotgun sequence:
cttattgtttcagaaaatcatctggtcatcagtttccacactgcacctttgagctctttgttcctcatgctgtagatgagggggttcactgctggaggcaccaccgagtacagaacagccaccaccaggtctagaacttgggaggaaaTGGaagggggcttcaggtgggcaaatatgccagtgctgagaaacagggagaccacggccaggtgagggaggcacgtggaaaaggctttgtgccgtccctgctcagaggggatcctcagcacggccctgaagatctgcacataggacaccacaatgaaaagaaaacagcctaaGCCtgaacagacactgaccacaacaagcccaacttccctgaggtaggagtgtgagcagcagagcttgaggatctgggggatttcacagaagaactggtccaggacattgccctggcacaggggtagggaaaatgtattggccgtgtgcaggagagcattgagaaacccactgccccaggcagctgctgccatgtggacacaagctctgctgcccaggagggtcctgtagtgcaggggttggcagatggcaacgtagcggtcgtaggacatgacagtgagaagataaaactctgcaccaatgcaaaagaaaaaaaagaagagctgtgcagcacatccccagtaggagatggccctggtatcccagagagaattggccatggatttagggacagtggtggagatggatcccaggtcaagaacggagaggttgaggaggaagaagtacatgggggtgtggaggcggtggtcacaggcgatggcggtgatgatgagtgtgtttcccaggagggcagccaggtagatgcccaggaagagcccgaagtgcaagagctgcagctcccgtgtgtctgtgaatcccaggaggaggaactgggtgatggagctgctgttgggcatttgctaccactggctgtggttatctgttgagaaggaaaaggcagtacaaagttcagcctgacttctctgagcaaaactgattgcatgtctcattgcaaccccccactcaggctctctcttttcaggaagacctctctgcagctccctcacttgagccctggcttttgctggatgagggtgccattgggagcagggactccggaatgggaaactgaggagtccttctggctgtgccacaggttgatctcaaattaaatgtacttgtgagacatcaaagaactttttgtctctgttccctgcaattttcccagctgcagaactgagctgaggggattttgttttgtttaatgtgttctagattcacctgccacgtttaggagtgggtttggatgcttgaaatccctcacatttctaatgcattccaagtgaaatcctgtgggtcctcagcagcaaagggactgtcccttagtgcagagagaggagagctgctctgcccatcggtcctgttctcagctgccctgcgttggcagcttggacctggaggagggtcacactccgatgtccccctaaaaagaaagaggacgctgcagagagcagaggaatccaggttcaaagagcggattcacagactcctcgccctttctcatctctcccctcccggactggggcacagagggatcactgcagtggcccatctaacgctgcccagcagcatttccatggcctcagcacccagatgtcttctccatgggcatcctgggcagcacagagatactctgggagagctgtgcccttctggagggcaccctgcagccccacaggacaccccagggaaaaagctgaatgtcctgagctggcctggaggagacttgggcacgtttctcccctagacacgtctgtagagcaggacccaaaggatgggagtctgaacaggagctgaatctgccgcccccgacccccacccccggcactgactcaggaaagccaatggtgagaaccagggcagcacaggcaggaggggacggcagtgaaacgccacaatgctcctggccaagggaggagggacacacaaacaagatggaaatcaggggtttgccctttcctgggctctggctgctgcaggggtgatgcgcagccaagaccccatgggcctgaggacagaggctctgcctgggctgggaaaggagaccagggaggagctgctcaggggaaggtgtctgtgctgcagggacagcagggaggtgcccacatccccttccccagcctttctggcagcagctccctctcactccctgcccatgtctctgctgccaggagccgtctccctgtccccagctcaactcctgccagtgctcacaaaccccatcccacccgctgggcgcccacctctgcctgcaaacacctcccaggggcatctctgcgtgtgcaggggctaaagagcagatcacacaaaacctgatgcggctgcaaaggggaagatgctgctgagtgaatgtgcttcctgagaagtccccttagaaatgtcacgaggaagagcttaacccgtgagaagccctgacccgtgcagcactctcttgacagcagaggcaccgtgccctcacctgctcgtccctaccctaccgttgtggtggtcactccttccacccacagcttctccccacactccccgggcaggctacagctgaccctggcagcagcagaatcccttcccagcacacagtgccctggggtgcagggtccccgctctgatggacagccctgggcagccctgtttgcacacgcggcttcacgcctctgatgccccaaggccttctctgaagcatgtcctcctcctccacaccagaaaacccagcagaaccttcccgacaggtcctatcggtcgtggcatgtgccaggtctaggagacgcttccaggaactcagctgcattgccctgcagccagagacttaccgtgtcaaagcctgggaagatttctccccctggtgagctctcactcaccaccccagcctgcctttacctctctctcacatctcttgtctcccctcggtgcctgcaggcagtgccctcagccctgctgcgcttggcagaggagctgctcctgggcagagctgtctctctgccgcgctgccccatggccaggagctccctccatcccaggagcccggcccagctcagcagcagagcaacagcccaaggcagcgcttcctctggcccctctgggctccctcagagatgtccctggggctccagggcaactgactctgaaaccaactgaagtcattaatgatgtttgttccttccgctggggagagacacttctttccagcagtggcatttcccctctcagagacagagttaggtccaagaatgacctcttcttgaggtcactgtgagacaggacacccaggcagtgaaagggaggaatctcctctacctcctgtacccatgcaaaccacaggtggcatttgaggtgccagaggtggtccaagacacttgcagataactgatggaaacactcagaaggactgggcagcacctgggctcatcatttcggaggctggtggagcatgcctttggccagctgaagtgacagcagatgtccccatttagggccatgaagctgatcctgctcattgtgtccagggcagcccatagagctattcctctgagagaatggagtcattgccatcaggagagctaagcctctctcttctccaccagctgcatttaccagctctccaggggcagtgagggcaggtttctcagagacacccctccaaggcctcacctaactcagggcagctgctcaatttagaggttgactccatcctgtggtgctgcctgaggtgccagggctctccagcacagcagcacgcagccagcagggacagcacaggacttgcaggaacaccgtccccattgagagcagccacatcatcacattaaagcaaccgcagggggtcaagtcctgtcccttctccatccagtagatgctggcagtgctgctcccgcatcctttagtcatccctttgatgatgcaatcaaggaacagagcaatggttttcacagtgttggatcacaggttgtccgtagccaaggacattttcaagagcaccttgtccttcctggagatcagcttcacctgcaccacaggccctccagggctgcagagacaccacaggcagcaaagccctctcctgccagggccgcgcagtccagccctgcgtctctctggtccggagggtttgctctcctcagggacatttcatttcctctttacaggtgtggctactgctgaattttgtcagagaaggtgcagatgtgtctgaggtcctctttgtcctctttgtcttcagccataaggtctcccaggcctgtgttccttgaagcaggactctggaggagaacaaccagcagtggatgtggggcaagtcaggggttacttgagcaagctcagacatgaagtggtggggcaggatcgaagggttctgacaacttgggaatcaaatagaatagaatagaatagaatagaatagaatagaatagaatagaatagaatatttcaattggaaggacctacatcaatcatctagtccaactgcccggccaattcggggctggtcaaaagttaaagcgtgtatttaaaggcatttccaaatgcctcttaatcactgccaggcttggggcatcaaccacctctctgggaagcctgttccagtgtttgaccaccctctcggtaaaggaaagcttctggatgtccactctaaacctcccctgctccagctttgaaccattcccacacgtcctatccctggttcccagggagaagagaccagcacctccctctccacttccccacctcaggggactgtagagaacaaggaggtcatccttctgcctccttttgcccaaactagacaagcccaaagtcctcagccgatcctcatcgtgccttccagccctttcaccagctttaatgccctcctctggacgctttcaaagaccttcacatccttcttaaatggtggggccttgaacagcacacactattcaaggtgaggccacaccaacactgaatgcagtgggataatcccctctctcgaccggctggttctactgtctttgatgccccccagcgtgtggtttgccctcttggctgccagggctccctgctgactcccagggactcctgctgggactcctgctgccaaccagcacccctgatccctttctgcagggcagctctccagccactcctctcccaatttatacttgtgcccggcaatactccgtcctaggtgaaggatctggcatttggacgtgttcccacagccgagctcctccgactcaggggaccgggcagcccaagctctagctgcattattaaagcctgaggccaaaaaagcatggcatgcctctgctttctcttcgtccctattagtcagatgaccatcttcaacaagtattggtccaatgctttcttttgacctccccttgctattagcatactttaaaaagcccttcttgttttctgagacaacactggccagtttcaactctaattgagctttggcctttcctgccttctccctgcatatacgaaccacagctctgtaatcttcctgcgaagcctgaccctgcttccagagactgaagcatttcttttcctcctgaacttcacaaggcaggatctgcagttcaggaacttggctcattaacatgcaaaacgccctaacaagccaagcctctgggcagttttcaggaatccctcggttcttatgcagttactgatcgggatttcagaagtgacagtatcacaatactaaaaaataagaaactatttcttctctttaatattttatctattttttttcttacacgtggggtgatatcagcaatctccagtcaatattgatcctgaatgtctcccgatgcagtttgaatatgcaagtcaagaccctttatgtcagactctccacgggcactcgttttctcagtaaggtctgtagctgcacgtttcagctcgttggcaccaattcccacctgctttccttggagagcaagctgcacccagacacagagggatgttttttttgttcacaaagaaaaacaaaggaaggcagagttcagtaaaggacaaaggacactcttcagccgtacattaagtccactttacctccactcagacccacttccgacactggatagacttagaccaagaggaaactcagttttgtgtcaagcagagatcccagcatctcccaaaacactccctgccccgcactttgtttgattgtccatttccgttctttgcacacagtgagacacagactgaagtcacgagctccctcgattcacagagggcagcaaagagacaaggtgaattaaatgctctcctttgaacagccaaatctgcGCTAAGCCCTGTGCTtctggttactggagcaccgtcaggcagactctgcagcatctacacccactcattttgcattccctgcagggtgagttacatgtgcctccggtgtaggtgaaggcagggatgagagtgatctcctttaacattggacaccttgggtgcaattgcccaggcttccctttcgagccaaaggagagaaatcagttgtctcaaccgagacgccttgacctaccctgctaatcacccagcgcctgctccagagaggttcctgtagctcctggcttacatttcccagtcccaagtggaagcttcagcgtctcccatgcatcctggaggaagaagcccccgcccggtgtgggcaatcgaatcaacccctgatggaagatgtcaggcagaagttgcaacatatgccgaaaaggccttggtgtaacaggagcgtaagaagtctttgacactggtctgcaaattctcatgattgtttttcatgggacatggaccagcaaggtgatgacactttctctgcccctatgtacatatagatttatgcagccatttgcgtaaacacatttcctcccaacacactgaatggacaaactctgtttcgaggacatgtttctatcaggacatttcacatctccatttcatatttcatatggggatgtgagtggaggccccggtgtgatgtgccttgtgttcctggacatctactgcgtagagaagggacagagctttcctcgctgcagaggtggcaatcaGTCATTGCCGTCaggaaaatttgcaactggcctgcgctgaccgaggagagaggctgagacaccgagtacagaattacaaagcagaaatatttattcacgcGCTTGAGGTGTCCCAGCTAAATTGGGGTATCCCAAATGTGGTTTCACATGGGGTTCTTACACcgttcaagcattcaggtacaacaggatttgaTTAATGACTACTTAACAGACACGTTACATCGAGAACCtgtttctatcaggacatttcacatctccatttcatatctCAGTGGAGCTGGGAGTCATGAAATTTGGATAAGTTGCAttaatcctgcttttatttctttgctatttcttttcttcttatttcaagcattcaggtacagcAGGATTTGACTAATGACTACTTAAGAGACACACTGCCACTTACTaatcatagtgaaacttcagagagcaactatatttctgcaatgttaacgtccatcagcattctccctgtgggtctgtctataacagatgtccctggagttggtcctgcGATAGTTATTTATCTGCGATGGCACATGCTGGGAGTGTTTCAAACTGTGCGAGAGGGGCCGGGAAGCTGATGTTCCCTTGGTTCTCCAGCAGTATCCTTTGTCCTTCATGGACAGCTAACTCTAAGATTCTGGGAGGCACAGTCCTTATttccagagcagggctgctcttctgctccttgtgGTGAGCTGgtgtcctttcctttgcttcctcaagGAGGATAAATCAGTATACAATGTGAGATGCCAGCTCGCAGGTACATGGAGGGTctaagagcagctcctggggggatCCATACTGTCTCTGGGTCTATAGAGATACACATCTAAAGCTGACACAGCCCAGCACGCAAACAGCCCAacccccatttccctttctccactgacagtagTTTGCTTGCcctggagacctcccaaggtcccttccaagatgAGTGATTGTGCCTTTCCTTCCACCATGGCTCTTCCCTTAACGATGACAGGGAGAGCACGCAGGTTCCCCATGACCAGAGAAGTCAGCAGGCATAAGTTTGGTCCactcagctgtggcttttttggCCCACAAAACTCATTGACccaaggctgctgggctggtaacCCCAAACAGGCCTCCTCATATCCTGAGCTGAatcttttcttgtccttttccctCGTTCCCActcccagctttttctcttttatcgT
Proteins encoded in this window:
- the LOC141478869 gene encoding olfactory receptor 14J1-like, with product MPNSSSITQFLLLGFTDTRELQLLHFGLFLGIYLAALLGNTLIITAIACDHRLHTPMYFFLLNLSVLDLGSISTTVPKSMANSLWDTRAISYWGCAAQLFFFFFCIGAEFYLLTVMSYDRYVAICQPLHYRTLLGSRACVHMAAAAWGSGFLNALLHTANTFSLPLCQGNVLDQFFCEIPQILKLCCSHSYLREVGLVVVSVCSGLGCFLFIVVSYVQIFRAVLRIPSEQGRHKAFSTCLPHLAVVSLFLSTGIFAHLKPPSISSQVLDLVVAVLYSVVPPAVNPLIYSMRNKELKGAVWKLMTR